Genomic DNA from Schistosoma haematobium chromosome 1, whole genome shotgun sequence:
GAATTATGTTCTCTTCCTAACTGGGATAGACTATTATTCACATTAAACTCTTAATAGTAAGCGGCCATCCATTCAAGCTAGTGGAACAGAGGCTATAATATATATACGCATCACTTTGTGAATGTGCATGAAGCTGCGGTTCTTTCGTTAAGTAGCCCAAGGGCTGAACATTAAGTCATAGGTATGAATCATATCCCATCAATCGAGATATCAGTAGCCCAACAGGATTactgttacttacttacttacttacatacgcctgttactcctcgtgaaggagcataggtcgctcaccagcattctccatccaactctgtcctggacaatcctttccagctccttccagttgttattcatccttttcatatctgcttctatttcccgacgtaatgtgttctttggccttcctcttttccgcttccattcaggattccaagttaggacttgcctcgtgatgcagtttgaggatttgcgtaatgtatgtcttatccatttctatcgtcttttcccactttcctcttcagctggaagctggtttgttctctcttacaaaaggctgttgctgatggtatccagtcaatggatgttgagtatcctgcgttgacaaccatttataaatatttgtaccttcttgatggtgattgttgtagttctcctagtttcagctccgtacagtagaactgtcttgacattcgtatagaagattcttactttgatgttagatgacagttgttttgagttccatatgttcttcaattgaaggcatgcgacccttgctttgccgatcctcgcctttacgtctgcatctgaacctccttgtacATCGAtggtgcttcccaggtatgtgaaggattctacatcttccagagttccgCCATCGAGTGTGATTGAATtgctgttctctgtgttgtatttgaggaccttggttttccccttgtgtatgttgaggcctagtGATACAGGGACtcctgctacactggctgtctttatctgcatttgttcgtgtgtgtaTGCGAAAGGAGAACtaagtcatctgcgaagtccaaatcgtctaactggttctgagatgtccattgtatgccgtattttccctcagatgtcgaggttttcatagtccagtcgaccaccagaagaaagaggaaagactagagtagacagccttgtctgactccggtccttacttcgaatgcgtctgtcagccgtcctccatgcactactttgcactgtagtccgtcgtatgagttccggataatattgacaatcttctcggGAACTCCGTAGtgacttcagctggtatattctcgggtcctgctgctttcccgctcttgatttgtccgatgaccattctgatttcttccgtcgttggtggattgacatctataggaagatctgtgtatgctgcttcgatgtccggtggactcattggagccggcctattcacgAGTTCTTCAAaatactctacccatctgttccgctgttgttgaatttcagtgattggcctgccttctttgtccttgaccggtctctgtggtttactatatttccttgccagtttcttcgttgtatcgtagagctgtttcatatttccttctcttgcagctttttccgccgtcgttgctagttcttccacgtatttctgcttgtcggctttaatgctcttcttcacttgcttgtttgcttctatgtactcagcttgtgcttggactttctctgctcgtgttcggctgttgttaattgctgtcttctttttcttcctttctttgatcctgtccaatGTTTCTatggagatccattccttatgattatgcttcttgaggcccagaacctcttgacacgttgaagttattgcttctttgatacttttccagctgtcctccatagtagtttcttctttcagtagatcctgtaaggcttgggacctgttgttgagagttatcttgaattcattgagtttgtcagtatctcgaaggaaggctgtattgaacctttgtagtgctgtttgtccaatTGTGCAGTTCTTCTTtaacttcagttttaaattggccacaaataagtggtgatctgaagctatgtcagctcctctcctggttctcgcatcttccattgtccttcggaactttttatcgatgcaaatatgatctatctggttctctgtaatGGGGTCCGGTgggatccatgtagctttgtgtatacgtttgtgtagAAATATTGTGcagcctatgaccaatttgttgattgcaaacagatttgcaaatctttccccattttcgtttctctctctcagtcaatccatgtcgtcccatgatatcttcctatccggtgttgtctattccgactttggcgtttagatctcccatcagaatggtgaggtcatttcttgggcacttctctatgattgattgcagcctctcatagaattgatctttaatgtcgtcgttactatcattggtgggtgcataacattggataatattcattgtgatcccctctttctttgttttgaatgatgctctgatgattctggatccgtgagattcccatcgtacaagtgcatttcgtgctactttggacagtattagagcaactccctgagtgtgtggagcattttcttcttcgtgaccagagtatagcagcatctctcccgtatttagcctttgttgtccggtttgggtccaatgggtttcgctgattcccagttctgccaagttgtatctcctcatttccgctgctatttgactggtctttccggtctcccacattgttcggacgttccatgtacctataaaaattgttgctctggttgttagaaggggcatcggcctcatggcttccgaaggagctcggctttcaccatgaggcgtcatatttcttctaaatgaaaaccttctaactcccagggcagattttaaatggtttaaattaatttttctggttagggTTTTTTAcggagttagttttctacgggatggggtccctaaccccatgctcaaccctcatTCTTTACCCGGGCTTAGGACCAGAAGTAACTCTATAACAGCTACAGGCAGAGTTAAGGGGATTACTGTAGTTTTACTTACTTAGATTGTTGAGTCGTATGTACTTGACTCTGAGCCACGGTTTACGTAAGTGTCAATGATACTACGTCATTCCCTAAAATTTATTAGACAGATTTGAATTCAAACTTGAGACTCAGTGATTGAAATCAGAATGTTTGAATCACCGCTAATGCAAAGAGCATCATTCAACTTTAGCCACTAAATATCATTTACGAGATATTTTTTGCATTTTAGTGGCCTTTCAGTTAGATTTGCATGTATTTAACTTACTTTTATAATATCTCTTTTTAGTCCCTATCTTCGTTTTTAAATTATCGGTGAATCTACTTGGTTTCGTAGAGAAACGACGCCGATGAAAATAATCTCTTaattattaaaagaaataaatatttgatcaaCAGTAACCTATTGTCTTACAGTTATTTAACTTGAAGTATTATCAATTACGTAAATTCCTAGTTCTAATTTAAAGTACATATGATTTTGTTTCTCAAAGTCTACTTAAATTACTTTTAGTCTGTGGCTTCTCATGAATTAGCCACTTGGTGGGGATTAATATCATCGTCTTCTAACCTAGCTGGTTGTATGGGTTCTTGGATATCTATCGTTATTTCTTCGTATGCAACAATATTACTCGGTGATTTAGCATGGATAGCTCCGTTCATTTTTGTTGGTAAGTACATACCTTTTAACTGACCAGTgcattcattttatattgtgCTTATCATCAACTGTTACCCCCTATTTAAAGGCAAATTTTTGACCTTGTATGTCACTGTATTTAGTGCCTAATTAAAAAACAACTATCCCTAAAATTTATTACCATTCTTCctatatgaaaattaatctgACTTAAGCTTCAGTCATACATAATTTGTATTATTTCTTAACTACATTGACTTCATATTATCTTCTGGAACGAACTCCTAGTAACGTTATCACTTATCCTAAACAACGTTGATAAATAGATTAGTCCAGATATTTCAAGGAATAAATAtcattcaattttatttcaaattcatcTACTGATGCATGGTACAATAGCTGAATAATTCTAAAATCACATTTTTAAGTGATTTTCACATCAGTATCATAAACCAAACAATACATTCATTCAGTGGTTTCGATTTGTATAACCCAGTTTTACATAAAATCTAGATTCGTCATTGTTTTCTATTATAATTTAaatctttaatattttttcctaGCTGGTATTGCTATTAAACGTAGACAAACTCCGATATATTAGCTACATAGTCGTTGCAGCTAATTGTCAaacctttttaaaaaattttttctgATATCTTTTATTTAAATCAACAAATGTGTTAACCTCAACATATTTATAATTGCACATTTGTAAACATGAAATTCAAATTTGAAGTGATTTTTTTCCATTGATGTAAATCGTATTTTACACATCCCACGTAATATAGGAATCCTAATGCAGTAAATTCTTAATTGTTTCCTACATTACTGTAAACCCCATATTTTTCTGGGGAAGGGGGTCGAAATAAGCGGAATAAAGTTTAAACCTTAGTTCCACTGGTTGTGGGCTGAGTGGTTTGATGATTTTCCCACCAGTTAACCTAGTAAGacagtttaaaaaaaaaaacaaatgtatacaaattatcattattaattctaTTGTCATTAATCATAACCTGCTCGATCAGTGTTATAGGAAGTACATGATCAATGAAGTCATTGTGATTATGATAACATGTACGATCACCAGacgtaaaaaaatattttctcgAATAGTAGTATATCAATTGAAGTTGCAACACTTTTCACTAATCGAAACCAGAAAAGCTTAATCGAAATGAAAAGTTTTGAAAATGATCCAGTTCTTCGCAATGTTTAGATCACCAACCAGAAATTTCATGAATAACTATTACCTCCTGATCTGGTTACTCTGACATATGCTAATTATTGAATTTCTCCAAAACGTCTGGTAGTCAGCGATGTATCCTCCGAAACACTTGAATTTCTTCGAGTTTTAATTTCATCGAAAATATTCAGCATGAAATATAATCGAAgtcaattgtttattttatttaactaattCTAAACTGATATCAGTTTTTTGAAAGTTACCATCAAATCAATGACCTTCTTGGATTCACTATAAGTAGTAGCTTTCAAAGTCTACTAACAAAATATAACTTTTCCTATTTAAAAGTAATGCTTGATATCTTTGTTATATGTTAACATCTATTTGAAATTTatgaatttgtttaattttacaGGAGCATGTTGCATAATATCAGCTTTACTTCTCAATGTCTATCTGCGTTCGCAAACGGTTGATACGCTAAATAAAATCGATCCTAAGAATATACCAACTAAATATTTTAGTCCTTCTAGAGTAACATTATCTAACCAATTATTTGGGAAGCATCTCAACTCAGATGTAAAACACAAAAGCTATGATGATACTTGTCAAAGTTTAATGTCCACTTCGAAATTGGATCAAAACAGTTATGATACAAGTAATCAAGAAAAGCGTTGTAATGAAAGTGAGATCATGTTATTACTTTAATCAGTCCAATAAAATTCCTCTTAAATTTCctgttataataaaaaaaaacttgatCATAGAAATTTCGTGTAAGATATGAATAGTTGTTCATTTGGAATCCACTAATTGAGAAACAGCGATCTTAATTTTTGTGAGTACGGATTAGAAAATCTTTtgtaaaattacaaaatgtgCACTTGTTATTTTGTGTATGGGAAACATTAACTTATTGATAAAGTGCAACTTTGTTGTGAATCAAGAGTTTTAGGATACTGAACCATGCTACCTTGTCAGTGGTATTGAAGTGCTTGATTTTTAGTATAAATCTATAACTCGATGATTAATAAGCATTTATTCCGTTTACCTTAAAGTTCTAGTGTAACATTTCAACCACTCTAAAGCAAATCAAACTATTATATACATCAAATGAATACGTTTATTACTATCACTAACTAGATCTGAACACTTGTAGTGTCGgctattatgttaagcccatataccgcCTTATTccagctttcggacagcccattctattcattctacttgagtcacattttgaccttgttaattattcgcttatcaatcttgactgtttttatatgagcgcgtaggtgtgtgtacatttcttatcctattcatcacatgtctgtaacttatttttgtgtaactataaatattgatcaacgCTGGGtcaaatgggagttggcttaccctccatctccactgcgcgtcgttttgctTTGCTCTATTTCATTCGCtttgtatacaaaatatatgtattcaaaaatcgATTCGCGtcatttgacttatttgattccgttattcactgaaCGTGGTTTAAGTCGATAAAGACATGCGAGGATAGGCGGCATATAcaattcaataacaatcattcatacgatctacttggagtcagaactcgggccactaaagtggagagcccgtcaacaaacatcgtccgatctaagtgacaaaataaagggccccaccAAATACTTTTCATATTTACGTTAGCCTAGTGTTATCTAATGTTTTATAATTACTCCAAAAAAGTTATTGAAACATTGTGTTAACATAGCTAAGAAACTTTACGCTtccaataaataattatattggATTTGATATCCGAATAGCATGGGAATCAGGAGACTTATCGGGTTAAATTTGACCTCATAAGATATGAATTATTGTGATGAGGTCAAAATTGATTGTATTTAGTCTTATTCTTATCCATTCAGGATATAATTTGATGTGTGATAATTTAGTGGGAATAGATACGTTCATCATAATACATGACTTGTTGGTCTAACCACCACCTACTTTGACGGGCAATTTTCGGTGGTGTAGAAGAGGACTGGAAGAGAGGTAGGAATACTCAAACCAAGACATAGCATTAGTCAACAAAGTCATTGACTGTTGATAGTGTAGTGAAAGAAAACAAAGGcgaggacaaccaaatgtatttgggTACGCAACTACAGAAtctctcaataaaatctgagaaccatacagtaaatacttcatttgcaaagttTTAGTCAATTACCTCAAATTTGAtcgttccttcgtttccacaccaatcattctctgttcctATTTTCTTCTCGATCTTAATTTTCTGCCACCAGGCATTCCCACTTCaactggtgatacatactacttatatctgtcgacattagtAGCACTCACTACAATAGACGCAGACTGCCTAGTTGGTATCCACGCGTTAAGCGCTATCAGTGGTGGGATACTTATTGTGACAGTTCAGAATTTTCCAAAATGGTGCAGATTCATTCATTCCTCACCTTCCTCTCGATTTTGAACTCCAGTATACCCCTGTACGTGTCTAACCACTCTGTCCTTTTGAACCATATTCTAATGTTCAGTCTTTCTTGTTATCATTGCTACTTTATAATTCAATCCATTGATGTTTCTCTTGTTATTTCCATCTCGTCGTCCCAATGGGGTGTAGAAACTTGGGCCAAAGTGCATCTTTGCCAGGCTCCGTTTTGGTAATGACTTATTAAGAAACGCTTAAAAAATCAAAGTATATATATGCATTAAGCTAATTTCTCTGATTACCTCTTAAAATCCACTTGcattaatttaatacaagatttcttgatttctttattttccaACTCAGTAACGCAGTACAATTTCTTGTGGTCACTTTTAATCCACACCTTTTTGCCCGACAGCCAATCGAATAGATAGGTATTTGAACCTAAAATTTAGTGATTGAAAATCAATTTCCCTAATTGGAGCAGTGGCTTGGTGGTCCACCCACTTAATCACGGGTTCAAACCCATTTCCATTTTACTCGAGTTTGCTAACCAAGAAGTATCAACACTCacgtttatttttttctctagAAACGAGCAATTATAAATAGGTTTACAATAGAACCGTAACTTCACGCTTTCGGGAATCGGTTGACTAAGTGGTGGTTAAAATACACTTGACTGCCAAATGTGACCTTCCCATATTTAAATTTTGCCTTATGTAGTTTGGTCTAGCAAGCAGATCATATCACAAATCCTTACATAAATAAGTATAACTTAAAACTAAGTAGACCAGTTTATACTTATTGAGCCATCTAAAAAATTTCATAATTAAATACTGAGCCGGTAAATCATATTTTGAAAGTTCTTTGACAATCACGTGTTTTAAATTATCAGCATCCAGTTTTTTACATTCTAGAAACTAGCCGATTATCGAACAACTGTCAAGATAAAGATTTTACTGAAAATCACGATAATGGCGTGACAATTCAACCCATTAAAGTGAATATTATTAATCAAATATCAAAATTGTTTCGTATTTTAAGTCCAAGACAACGTTTATTGTTGGGTACCTCCGCTAGTGTTCACATGTTCAGTACATTTTTACGTTATGCAATAGGCGATTGGATTGCAATTATGcttttgaataataaacatGGTTACTCACAAAGTACCGGTTTGtgcatatttgttttttttgccGTCCCATTCATCAATTATGTTACGTTGgtaaaataaactttttaatTTTATGCAAATATTCGTCAAAATTAGGACGAATAGTGTGACAGAAATTGGGCACCAAGTacagagaagtcattatatgtgaaaattatatttaaaataatcttagcgattgaaatttaaatttcgCTGATTGATCAGAAATGAACGTGTTATAAATTGGACTAAATATCACTGTTGTAGCTTGATCCTTGCTACAGAAGAGTGACCGCAATTAATGAGTACCTGCAACTACTCTTCAACACTGTTCCCCCAATACTCGTGACTCTGTCCTCAACTATTAAGAAGGCAATACCTAACCTGTGAAGAATATATATTAAAGAATAAATATCACTCCTTACTTGCTGTTTCTCTTCCCGATAAGTATTGATTACATTTACGCAGTTATAACCTAAAACCGAGTGAACTACATAACAAATTTTATCAGAATACAATCGAATGTCTTATTAAAATAGTAACCGAATTTATCTAAATTCAATCAACAGTTTTACTCTTGATCTCTTCTCATAAATTAGTGTGAACATCTCAAACTTCCAAGAGGAGCCAGTCTTTTTGTTCATGGCTCAGTTGTAATGTTGTGTCTATGATACTGACTGGTTACTGTGGTTTAGATCTAACAGCGAGCGTAGATTTGTTCAATGTCCAACTGCAAACTTTGGTAGTATTTCAGTTCAGTTTTAAAACTGGAAATGTAATTAATTTTTAGCTGTACCTATAAAGTGAAATAACAAGAAATTACTGGCGCAATCAATGCATTTTCTTCCCTCATTAGACTTTATCAAAATCTCCTAACGAAATTTAGCGTAAGAAACTCATGGACTGTATTCACTGTGTTCGGTTATGTTTTGGAATATATCTAGATGATATATACTTGAGTTATAGTTTCGTGGTATAGACGTTGAATTTACATTTATTATGTCACATTCTCAATCCATCTAGTTGATCCTCTAAATCCTCTCGTTTCCATACAAGAGTGATGATTCAATGTCTAGTATCATGAACCTATACTTAATTTTAATGTTGTATATCCAGTTGATGATGTTAATTAAAAGCAAACGTTTATAAAGTTCTCAAACAAATCACATAAGTCTACAATTCACCAAATACTGTTTCATAGATGTTACTAAATTATAAAGTGAATATATTTCGGATGATGTTTAGTTTGTTCATTTAATGTAAGTAATcaatataaatttcatttgaaaaaatcGTGTATTAGTTCAGAAATTTCTACCACTGTCTTTCTTTTCCAAAAAAACACTTATTTCCACCTATTTATTTCAGCTTATTTAGTTGCCAGTAGTTACGAATTCGGTGGAATATTTGGGTCTATGTTAGTTGGAATAGTAGCTGATTTGAATGTGTTTTCTGTAAGTTACAATCAGATTGTTTACTTGGTGTATGGATGGATATTTCATAATTCTGGCCCATGCtttttatgattattgtttattaagaCAACTAAGTTTGGATATATTTGATAGTAAGACGGTTCACAGTCGGATATTTTCTAGTCTTAAGTGTTTGTTTGGGTTATATACAAATtgttttttcaattttttcgGGTTTTCCATTGATTGATAGACTCATTTCATTGTTAGATAACGGTGACCACCTACCACAACTTTGTGCAGAATACAACCTGTTTCCGGCTCGCACTACCTACCACTACAGTCATCACCCATGCGTCACCTGACGTCCTCCTTCTGCATCTCaaacctggactcagattgatcacatcgcgatcacctaccactggcgtggttgtgtacaagactgccactCCTTGTGGAGTatctatctggactctgatcatgcccttgtTTATGTCAATTTTATCTTACGTTTTAGCGGCCAACAAATTTATCGTCCCAAACGGATCGATATCAGCCAATTGGTTGCAGCTTCTATTGCAAATAAATGTCAAAGCCAACTGGGTTcaaggctagctaccatccaccgaaaagtatagatgagcgttGAATGCacttgcatgacgcca
This window encodes:
- the SEC13_1 gene encoding GTPase-activating protein S13, variant 2 (EggNog:ENOG410V92J~COG:U~SECRETED:SignalP(1-25)), which encodes MNATVKRPLGLLILLFWSYFFTSLARRAIQNMYPIIPVEYKGTKSNTHLGSIITAQTLGYTVTKFIGGILMDHLNPLRIFVYSLISASGSLFLLSVSSHQIVWLVSYGLIGLALGSSWPAISKTLRTSVASHELATWWGLISSSSNLAGCMGSWISIVISSYATILLGDLAWIAPFIFVGACCIISALLLNVYLRSQTVDTLNKIDPKNIPTKYFSPSRVTLSNQLFGKHLNSDVKHKSYDDTCQSLMSTSKLDQNSYDTSNQEKRCNEKTSRLSNNCQDKDFTENHDNGVTIQPIKVNIINQISKLFRILSPRQRLLLGTSASVHMFSTFLRYAIGDWIAIMLLNNKHGYSQSTAYLVASSYEFGGIFGSMLVGIVADLNVFSRVFSWPSRRIPLIIIQMLIASGTLCCLSWITNHNASLTILLIISLVLGTTVIGTIALCGVLAVELAPPAFSGTAHALSALIANFGALLAGYPFAVLAEHVNWSGAFLVAGIVCGLSVIPLSCF